ATAACCGGTTATATGGAGTTCCTACTTGATAGCTTGAAGTGTGATGCTTTCGATATTCTAACCCCTCGCGATACGAATCAGCGCGGTGCACAGCTTTCCATCGTTGTGAACGAAAATGGCAAAAAGGTGTTTGAAGCGCTCGAAGCGGCCGGCGTGATTTGCGATTGGCGCGAACCGAATTGCATTCGCGTAGCACCGATGCCGCTCTATAATAGCTACGCTGATGTGTATCGTTTTGTTGAAATATTTGCGCAGGAATTAAATATAAAGGTGGCCGCATGAGTCAGGAAATTCATGTTGTAGGTGGCGGCTTGGTTGGTTCGCTTGCTGCCGTCATGTTAGGCAATGAAGGCTTTCAAGTTAAGCTCTATGAGCGCCGCCCTGATATGCGTAAGGTGGATATTGCCGCCGGTCGTTCGATCAATTTGGTGCTGACATCACGTGGGATACAAGCGTTGGAACGTGTAGGTTTAAAAGAGAAAGCGATGGAACTTGCGATTCCAGTCAGTGCGCGGATGCTGCATGATGTGGAAGGCCAGACCAATCGAGTACCTTACGGTCAGCATGAGGGCGAGGTGATTAATTCCGTCTCACGTGGCTTGCTCAATAAGCTGCTACTAGAAGCAGCAGATGCGCACGATAATGTTGAGGTGCTGTTCCATCGCACCTGTACCGATTATGATATTAAAGCGAAAACGCTGACTTTTCATAATGATCAGACAAATGCGTCTGAAACCGTGCCGGTGGAACGAGCCATGGGCACGGACGGTGCCTTCTCGGCCATGCGCAAGGCGATGTTGAATCAGGTAGTTAATTTTGATTATTCGCAAAATTTCCTAAGCCATGGCTATAAAGAACTCGTCATTGCTGCTAATGTGGATGGTAGCCATCCGATCGACCCTAATGCTCTGCATATCTGGCCGCGCAAAGATTTTATGTTTATGGCGCTAGCGAATCTGGATGGTAGCTTCACCTGCACTCTCTATATGGCGCATGAGGGTGAGAATAGCTTTGATAGTTTGAAGACGGAGCAAGAGGTTGAAGGTTTCTTTCAGCAATATTTCCCCGATGCTTTACGAATGATGCCGGATTTAAAGCAGGAGTATTTTGAGAATCATGCAGGCTCAATGGTGACGGTGAAGTGTTTCCCATGGAGAGTTGGCGAGCAGTCGATTTTGCTAGGAGATTCGTCTCATGCGATCGTCCCCTTTTTCGGGCAAGGGATGAATTCAGGCTTTGAAGATTGCTTTGAGTTGGGACGCTTGTTGGATAAGCATGGCAGTCACCTTGATTGGGATGCACTATTTGACGAGCTGCAATATATTCGAAAACCCAATACCGATGCCATTGCGGATATGGCACTTGAGAACTTTGTGGAGATGTCTGAGACAACGGCGGATCCAAAATTCCAGCTCAAAAAAGAAATTGGATTCGAGCTTGAGAAGCGTTACGAAGGCAAATTCATCCCGCGCTATTCGATGGTGGTGTTTCATCCAGAAATTTCCTATTCGGAGGCTCAGCACCGTGGTGCGATTCAGTTCGAAATTCTTGAGGAGTTGAGTGACGGTATTGAAAGCGTCGAGCAAGTCGATTGGGCTAAAGCCGCTCGATTGATAGTGAAGTTGGAAGTCTGATTCGA
The window above is part of the Rickettsiales bacterium genome. Proteins encoded here:
- a CDS encoding NAD(P)/FAD-dependent oxidoreductase → MSQEIHVVGGGLVGSLAAVMLGNEGFQVKLYERRPDMRKVDIAAGRSINLVLTSRGIQALERVGLKEKAMELAIPVSARMLHDVEGQTNRVPYGQHEGEVINSVSRGLLNKLLLEAADAHDNVEVLFHRTCTDYDIKAKTLTFHNDQTNASETVPVERAMGTDGAFSAMRKAMLNQVVNFDYSQNFLSHGYKELVIAANVDGSHPIDPNALHIWPRKDFMFMALANLDGSFTCTLYMAHEGENSFDSLKTEQEVEGFFQQYFPDALRMMPDLKQEYFENHAGSMVTVKCFPWRVGEQSILLGDSSHAIVPFFGQGMNSGFEDCFELGRLLDKHGSHLDWDALFDELQYIRKPNTDAIADMALENFVEMSETTADPKFQLKKEIGFELEKRYEGKFIPRYSMVVFHPEISYSEAQHRGAIQFEILEELSDGIESVEQVDWAKAARLIVKLEV